The DNA sequence GTCTAAAAAGTTCTCAAACGGATCGACTTCATTATCAAAAGGGTCATCCTTCGTATCTCTATCTTCCGCTGGATTGTCGAATGGGATAAGCGATGGGTAAAATTCAAAAAGTGCTCGATCCTGAAAAGACTCTGCTACAGCTTGAAATTTTTGTCCATCGACTACCGACATAGAGAATAATAAGACAAAGAATACAAGAATTAATGTCATTAGATCGGAAAATGTAACCATCCATTTAGGAGCACCTTTTTCTGTATTTCCTTGTCTCCTTCTTCTAATCATTCAAAATCTCCTCTTCTTCCTTTTCACTTTCACCTTTTTTTGCATGGTTAGGTAAAAATGCACTTAATTTTTCTTGTAGAATTTTAGGGTTTTGACCTGATTGAACTCCGATAACTCCCTCAATAACGATTTGCTTTATAAATACTTCTTCTTCTGTACTTAAAGCTAATTTACTTGCCATAGGTATAAAAACTAAGTTGGCAAGTAAAGAACCATATAAAGTCGTAAGTAGTGCAACAGCCATATTAGGTCCTAGTGAAGATGGATCATTTAAATTTTGTAGCATCAAAACAAGTCCAATTAAAGTACCAATCATTCCCCATGCTGGTGCGTACTCACCAGCTTTTTCTATAATCGATCGGCCTTTTCGGTGTCGTTCTTCCATAGCGACAACTTCTGCCATCATAATGTCTTTAATAATCTCTGGTTCTATGCCATCGACAGCTAATAATACACCTTTTTCAATAAATGGATCATTGACATCCTCTAATCCCATCTCAAGAGCAAGTAATCCTTCTCTTCTTGCTTTTGTAGAAAGATCAACAAACGTTTCAATCAACCCTTGTATATCATGATTTTGCGTTTGAAATGTTTCCTTTAAAACGATTGGTACACTTTTTACATCAGCCATTGAAAAGTTAATTAAAATCGCTGCAGACAATCCTCCGAGTACGATTAAAATCGAAGTAACCTGAAAAAAGTAACCAGCTCCACCGCCACCTATTTCACTCGTATAAATAGCCAATAAAATCATCGTTAAGCCAAGGAATATACCAATTGGAGTTAACATATCTAATTTTTTCATAATTTTCTCCCCTACTAACTACTGTAGTTTCTTTATATTTCAAGCCTGAAGATGATTTTACTGGACATATAGGGGGAAGCTGCGCTCTTATTGCGCTTCTATAGTAGAATGTCTAAATTCCAATCGATGTGGTAATATAACGACATTCTCACTTACTTCTTCTTTCTTCATATATTTTGTTAATAATCTCATTGATACAGCACCGATATCATACATTGGCTGAACTACAGTTGATAAAGTTGGTCTCACCATTGTAGCTAACCTTGTATTATTAAATCCGAAGATTTCAAAGTCATTCGGTACGTCATAACCTGCATCTTGAGCTCCATGAATAACCCCTAAAGCCATTTCATCTGTTCCTGCAAAGATTGCAGTAGGCTTGTCCTCTAACGCTAACAATGTTTCCATTGCTTCTAAGCCAGAGTCATATGTGTAATCACCGATGACGATTAGATCATCGTCTAACGGCAGATTTCCTTCTTCTAATGCTCTTTTATAACCTGCAAACTTCAAATATCCATTAATAGGATCCTCTAAGCTTCCCGATAAAATAGCAATTTTTTTATGCCCTCTTTTTATAAATGATGTGACTGCATCAAAGGCAGCTTGTTCATAGTCAATATTGACTGAAGGGAATAACCTGTTTTGATCAATCGTTGCAGATAATACAATTGGAACAGGAGATGTTTTAAATGCCTCTTCATGTTCTTTTGTGATTTCTCCGCCCATAAATACGATTCCATCTACTTGTTTTTCTAGTAAAGTATTTACTAAATGGATTTCCTTATCTATGTTTTGATCAGAGTTACATAAAATAATATTATACTTGTACATTGTTGCAATATCTTCAATACCTCGCGCCAATTCTGCAAAGAAAATACTCGAAATATCTGGGATAATAACACCAACAGTTGTTGTCTTTTTGCTAGCCAAACCTCTTGCAACAGCATTTGGTCGGTAGCCAAGACGCTCAATTGCCTCTAACACTCTCTTTCTCGTTGTAGGCTTTACATTTGGATTTCCGTTTACTACCCTAGACACTGTAGCCATTGATACACTTGCTTCTCTTGCCACATCATAAATCGTAATATTCATATTGATCCTCCTTAATTTATGCCAATCATCATTTTTCAAATTTTCATATTTTATAGTAATGATACGACACTTTTAGGAGGGGCGCAATTCTTTATCTATATCGACACAAAATCCCCTATCCTTAAGTGTATATGAAAATAAAATAAATTTTTTTGTAGAATTTTATAGAAAAATATTTATTTTGGCCTCTCTTTTTAACTATTTTTCACAAAAGATGTGTCGCTCATTCATTAAATAGTACAATGGAATTGCAATAAACACTATTTATACGAAACACTTTGTTTTTTCAAACAAAGCTTTTTAAAACTAGATGATGTGTTTCATTTCTAAATACTGTATTGACGTAGACATTACTTCTTTTTAGTGGGAAAAATTCATAAAAAAGAGAGGATCTCCTTAAGTCACCATTATATGACCAAAAGGAGCCCCTCTTTTATCAATATGCTTTATTTTTGATTTACAACTTCCTCTTCTCTCTTATATAATCCAGATTCAACTAAGCTACTGACAAAGTTTTGGAATTGTGGAATATCCATTTGTTGAGCCGAATCAGATAGAGCTACTGCTGGATCTGGATGAACTTCAGCCATGACCCCGTCTGCTCCAATTGCTAAAGCTGCTTTGGCAGTCGGTAATAATAAATCTCTTCTTCCTGTTGAATGAGTAACGTCTACCCACACTGGTAAATGCGTTTCTTGCTTTAAGATTGGTACTGCTGATATATCTAATGTGTTACGAGTCGCTTTTTCATACGTACGAATACCTCGCTCACATAACATAATATTACCATTCCCACCAGCATGAATGTACTCAGCGGCGTTAATAAACTCTTCAATAGTTGCTGATAAGCCTCGTTTTAATAAAACAGGTTTATCTACACTTCCTGCAGCCTTTAATAACTCAAAGTTTTGCATATTTCTTGCTCCGATTTGAATGACATCTACATAATCTAGTGCCATTTCAATATCTTTAGGGTTAACGATTTCACTAATAACTGATAGATCATATTTCTTGGCAACATCCTTTAAGATTTTTAAACCTTCTTCTCCTAGTCCTTGGAAATCATAAGGTGATGTTCTAGGTTTAAATGCGCCACCTCGTAAAAATTTAATTCCTTCTTGTTTTAGAGTTTTTGCAACTGCTTCAACTTGCTCATAACTCTCAACAGAACAAGGACCCGCAATTAATCTCTGTCTACCATCCCCAACTTTTACGTTATTAATAGAAACTAAAGTATCCTCAGGATGTTTTTTACGTGAGACAAGTAATGCTTTCCTATGATCATCTTCTTGAATTTCGAGACTTGCTTTAAATATTTGTTTAAAAAGATGTTGAAGGGTAGATGTTTCAAAAGGCCCTTTATTATTTTCAGCAATTAAATCAAGCATTTTCCGTTCACGTACAGGATCAAAGCGATTCAGACCTTGAGCACTCTTTACTCGGCCAATCTCCTTTACGAGACTAGCTCTCTCATTAATAACCTCCATCAATTGTAAATTTACTTTGTCCAATTGATCCCTCAACTCTTCTAATTGTTCATTACCCATTTTTAAAAACTCCTCTCATTGCATCTCAGTCCATTATAGTGATTAATGTAATTATGGACTATTATAAACGAAAAAAGAAATAATGTCACGATATTTCTTTAATAATTAAACGCTTTTAAGCGTTAAAGTAATAATTGTAACTTATTCTTCTTTTTTTGACATTTTTCTACTTGGAATCAATAGCATCATGTATAATTAAATCAAAACTTGTTTTTATACTTGGAAAAAGTGTTAGGGTGGTGCAACTAATGGAACATGAAGATATAAAACCAATCTTCGCTTTAGATATTGGGACGCGGTCTGTAGTTGGTCTCATCTTGCATAAACGTTCTACTGGATACCATGTTGTTGATATGGTACGCGAAGAGCATACTGAACGTTCCATGTTAGATGGGCAAATTCATAATGTTATAGCTGTTTCAACCGTTATTAATTCTATCAAAAATCGACTAGAAGAAAGGCATGGGAAGCTTAAGACCGTTTGTGTAGCAGCGGCTGGGCGTTCCTTAAAAACAATTAGAGAAAAAGTTGAACTTCCTATACAAGGTAAGCCAATTTTTAATAAAGAGGATGTTTTACACCTTGAACTCAGTGCGGTGCAAAAAGCTCAATTTACATTAGCTAAAGATTCTGGAGATAAACATAAGCGTGTAAACGATTACTGTGTTGGTTACTCCGTTATTAATTATCAGCTAGATGATCAAGTCATCGGAAGTCTCGTTGATCAAAGAGGCGAAAAAGCAGCTGTTGAAGTCATTGCAACTTTTTTACCAAAGGTTGTTGTTGAATCTCTTATCGCTGCACTTCAGCGTGCAGATCTAGAGCTGGAAGCATTAACGTTAGAACCTATTGCTGCTATTCAAGTACTGATCCCACCATCGATGAGAAGACTGAATGTTGCACTAGTTGATATTGGAGCCGGAACTTCAGACATCGCCATTACTAACCTTGGAACTGTTGTCGCCTATGGCATGGTTCCACTTGCTGGAGACGAGATTACAGAAGCGATAAGCGATCACTTTTTATTAGACTTCAATGAAGCAGAAGACCTGAAAAGGAAAGCAACTGTAGAAGAACGAGTTTCAATCGTGGATATTTTAGGTTTTGAAACTGAGTATTCACAAAATGAAGTGTTTAAAGAAATCGAACCTGCTATCGATACACTTGCAAGAGGTATAAGTGAACAAATTATTGAATTGAATCAACAATCCCCAAAAGCTGTTATGTTAGTTGGTGGCGGAAGTATGACTCCTTATTTACCTGAAAAAATTGCGGAATACTTACAGTTACCAAAAAACCGTGTTGCGATAAGGGGCCTTGACGCGATCAAAGGAATTACTTTTGAAACTGCGTTAGACTCTACACCAGAGCTTGTAACCCCGATCGGGATTGCTATCGCTGCAAAAGAAAGTCCTGTCGAATATATAAGCATTACTGTCAATAATCAAACCGTTCGCTTATTTGATATTAAGCAATTAACGATCGGTGATGGCATCATTACTAGTGGTATGGAGCTTTCTAAGCTCTATGGAAAGCCTGGTATGGGTATCATTACAAATGTAAATGGACGAGCTTTATCAATACCTGGTGAACATGGAACTCCTCCTATCATTAAAAAGAATGGGCTAGATGCAAAGCTTGATGATCCACTATCTCATGGTGATGTCATTACTGTTGAAAATGGACAAAACGGAAAAGATGCAAATACAAAAATAAAAGATCTGTTAGATGATATTAAAAAGCTAGAAATAACGTACAACAATGATTTAGTAACGTTGAACCCTAAACTATTTAAAAATAATAAAGAATCTTCATTAGAGGATGTTGTACAAGACAGAGATACAATAGAAGTTGTTTATTATCAAACAGTAGATGAAGTACTAAAAGTAGTAGAACCAGCTTACGAAAAACCAAATTTCACAAGCAAAAGAACCATTTTCATCAATAACGAAGAATACGATATTCCAAATAAAATACCACAGCTTTTTCTTAATGGTTCAGAAGCATCGTATACAGACGCTGTGAGAAATGGAGATACACTCGAATACCGTCCAGCAAAAGAAACATCTTTTGTAGTCAAGGATGTTTTAAAACAAACGAACCATTTGTACGCCAATGAAATGAAAGTATCTTTTAATGGAGAAGTTGTCGTACTAGAGCAGGTGCTAGTGGAAGTTTTTCGTGGTGATGAAAAGTTAACGTTGCAAAGTACACTAAACAATGGTGACAATATCACTATAAAAAAAGTAAAACCATCCCCTTTTATTTATCAAGATGTATTTGCAGTAGTTGATGTCGAGTTTACATTAGACACGACTAAAAAGCCAATCATGCTGAAAAATGGAGAGGAAACATCCTTTGCTGATAGTATTATGCACGGGGATGTGTTAGAGCTTAAATGGACGGAGAAGTAAATTGAATTTGTTGTATTTATGATAAGGTTGGCTCAAAAGTTTATTCACCTATTGAGCCAACCTTTAGAACTTTAATGCATTTGAAACATCTACACTTTTAAAATGAAAGCTGGCATTAGTGCTCGCTTTCTTTTGCTTTTTACTGTATTAGGGGAATGCGATGTGTCAACATCTTACCTTCACAACTATTTATCTTTGTTCAAGGGCAGATGGCAGCTCCCCATCTTACCTTTATCCCCCCTTACCTCAAGAGCTGTTGTTGCTGTCTCTATTCCAACTCTCCAGAATACAACGCTATTTAAAAAAGCACCTCTATCGCCATTTATAGCGTCAGAAGTGCTTTATCTATCATCTGTTATATATTTGCCCAAGCATCTTTTAAGCTCTTTTTTGTCACTTTCCAATGAGATGCATGCCATTTTACAGAGCCCTCACTAAACAATAAAGCCTGTGGTGATTCGTGTTTCACATTATATTGTGCGGCAATTTCATTAGACAGATCACGTGATTCTTGAACATTCAAATAATAAACAGGAATGTCACTTTGATCATCTGCAAATGCTTCTGTTTCATTGTATGCTTCATGACTAATTGGACAAGTCGTGCTGTTTTTTAATAAAAAAAACGGAGCACCTTCGTTTTGAATACGTTGAAATTGATCACTTGATTGAATCTTCTGGATGCTCATCATTTATCCCTCACTTATTTATTCTTTATTCTTTTCTTTCTCTTCTACTTCTTTTACTAGTTGCTCAACGGAACGTTGTAGATCCTCTACTTCTTTTTTCACCGAAGCAGCAATTTCTTCACTAATTCCTTCTAAGTCATTAGTTAAGCTATCGGCTGATTCTGTTAAATCATCTACATCGTTGCGAACTGAACGTGCTAAATCCTTCGCTCTTTCTAAAAGAGTAGTTGAACGATCGGATACTGTTCTCGCAAATTCTGAAGTACTCTGTCTCGCAGATGTTGCTAATTGATTTCCTCTTTCGATTGCTTGATGTGTCCAATCTGTAGTTCTTTCTTTCGCAATTTTTGCTTGGTCATTAATATCTTGGCGAAGGTCTTTACCTGATTTCGGCGCTAGTAATAGTGCTGCTGAAGCACCTATCACACCACCAATGAATGTACCAATTAGAAAATCCTTTGTATTAAGCCCATTATTGTTTTCTTTTTCTTGACTCATTATCATCAACCCTTTCGAGAATTATTTTTCCTCTTGTTTTTCATTGTCCATTTGTGACTTCTTAGCTCTCCACTTTTCCCAAAACTGAAGAGCAACATTTCCCCACTTTACAGCTTGCGCAATTTGATC is a window from the Evansella cellulosilytica DSM 2522 genome containing:
- the motP gene encoding flagellar motor protein MotP, with translation MKKLDMLTPIGIFLGLTMILLAIYTSEIGGGGAGYFFQVTSILIVLGGLSAAILINFSMADVKSVPIVLKETFQTQNHDIQGLIETFVDLSTKARREGLLALEMGLEDVNDPFIEKGVLLAVDGIEPEIIKDIMMAEVVAMEERHRKGRSIIEKAGEYAPAWGMIGTLIGLVLMLQNLNDPSSLGPNMAVALLTTLYGSLLANLVFIPMASKLALSTEEEVFIKQIVIEGVIGVQSGQNPKILQEKLSAFLPNHAKKGESEKEEEEILND
- the ccpA gene encoding catabolite control protein A, which encodes MNITIYDVAREASVSMATVSRVVNGNPNVKPTTRKRVLEAIERLGYRPNAVARGLASKKTTTVGVIIPDISSIFFAELARGIEDIATMYKYNIILCNSDQNIDKEIHLVNTLLEKQVDGIVFMGGEITKEHEEAFKTSPVPIVLSATIDQNRLFPSVNIDYEQAAFDAVTSFIKRGHKKIAILSGSLEDPINGYLKFAGYKRALEEGNLPLDDDLIVIGDYTYDSGLEAMETLLALEDKPTAIFAGTDEMALGVIHGAQDAGYDVPNDFEIFGFNNTRLATMVRPTLSTVVQPMYDIGAVSMRLLTKYMKKEEVSENVVILPHRLEFRHSTIEAQ
- a CDS encoding bifunctional 3-deoxy-7-phosphoheptulonate synthase/chorismate mutase, with product MGNEQLEELRDQLDKVNLQLMEVINERASLVKEIGRVKSAQGLNRFDPVRERKMLDLIAENNKGPFETSTLQHLFKQIFKASLEIQEDDHRKALLVSRKKHPEDTLVSINNVKVGDGRQRLIAGPCSVESYEQVEAVAKTLKQEGIKFLRGGAFKPRTSPYDFQGLGEEGLKILKDVAKKYDLSVISEIVNPKDIEMALDYVDVIQIGARNMQNFELLKAAGSVDKPVLLKRGLSATIEEFINAAEYIHAGGNGNIMLCERGIRTYEKATRNTLDISAVPILKQETHLPVWVDVTHSTGRRDLLLPTAKAALAIGADGVMAEVHPDPAVALSDSAQQMDIPQFQNFVSSLVESGLYKREEEVVNQK
- the pilM gene encoding pilus assembly protein PilM: MEHEDIKPIFALDIGTRSVVGLILHKRSTGYHVVDMVREEHTERSMLDGQIHNVIAVSTVINSIKNRLEERHGKLKTVCVAAAGRSLKTIREKVELPIQGKPIFNKEDVLHLELSAVQKAQFTLAKDSGDKHKRVNDYCVGYSVINYQLDDQVIGSLVDQRGEKAAVEVIATFLPKVVVESLIAALQRADLELEALTLEPIAAIQVLIPPSMRRLNVALVDIGAGTSDIAITNLGTVVAYGMVPLAGDEITEAISDHFLLDFNEAEDLKRKATVEERVSIVDILGFETEYSQNEVFKEIEPAIDTLARGISEQIIELNQQSPKAVMLVGGGSMTPYLPEKIAEYLQLPKNRVAIRGLDAIKGITFETALDSTPELVTPIGIAIAAKESPVEYISITVNNQTVRLFDIKQLTIGDGIITSGMELSKLYGKPGMGIITNVNGRALSIPGEHGTPPIIKKNGLDAKLDDPLSHGDVITVENGQNGKDANTKIKDLLDDIKKLEITYNNDLVTLNPKLFKNNKESSLEDVVQDRDTIEVVYYQTVDEVLKVVEPAYEKPNFTSKRTIFINNEEYDIPNKIPQLFLNGSEASYTDAVRNGDTLEYRPAKETSFVVKDVLKQTNHLYANEMKVSFNGEVVVLEQVLVEVFRGDEKLTLQSTLNNGDNITIKKVKPSPFIYQDVFAVVDVEFTLDTTKKPIMLKNGEETSFADSIMHGDVLELKWTEK
- the ytxJ gene encoding bacillithiol system redox-active protein YtxJ; this translates as MMSIQKIQSSDQFQRIQNEGAPFFLLKNSTTCPISHEAYNETEAFADDQSDIPVYYLNVQESRDLSNEIAAQYNVKHESPQALLFSEGSVKWHASHWKVTKKSLKDAWANI
- a CDS encoding YtxH domain-containing protein, yielding MSQEKENNNGLNTKDFLIGTFIGGVIGASAALLLAPKSGKDLRQDINDQAKIAKERTTDWTHQAIERGNQLATSARQSTSEFARTVSDRSTTLLERAKDLARSVRNDVDDLTESADSLTNDLEGISEEIAASVKKEVEDLQRSVEQLVKEVEEKEKNKE